AACAGGTATAATTATTGGAGTTTTCTTGCATATAGCCACAGCAATATTATTTGAAAGTTCTCAAAACCATCAATTTAATATCAGAAAATTTATTGCAGTGTTGTTGGGGTTCACTATTGCATTTTTAGGTACTCAACTAGGAGGGCATTAAATAATTTGAGAATAACGTCTCTAAAATAGAATAGTAATTATTTATAAATTTTAGTAATCTAAAATAAAAAAGCTCATGAAGTTATTCATGAGCTTTTATTTTTGTTAAAGTGTATGTGACTTTTAAATTTATTAATTGGCTACTTCACTTATAAATTTAATTCGCATTAGACGTAATTCTTCTTCATCATAATCGCCATCAAACTCATCGAGTGCTTCTTGAATTTTATCAGTATCAGCTTCCATAAAATAATCATGAATTTCTTCTTGCTGATCTTCATCAAGTAAATCGTCTAAACTATAATTAATATTTATTTTAGTACCTGAATAAACAATACGTTCCATCTCTTTGGTAAGCTCAATCATTGATAAGCCCTTTGATTTTGCGATATCTATCAATGGAAGTTTTCTATCGGTATTTTGTATAATATATAATTTTAAAGCGGAATTAACACCCGTTGTTTTTACAATAAGATCATCAGGTCTTGTGATGTCATTATCGGTAACATAACGCTGAATTAAGTCTACAAATTCTTTACCGTATTTTTTTGCTTTACCTTCACCTACACCATGTACATTAGCTAATTCTTCTAGGTTAATGGGGTACTTCATGGTCATGTCTTCCATCGAAGGGTCTTGAAAAACGGCAAAAGGGGGTACATTTTTACGTTTCCCCACTTTTTTACGTAAATCTTTTAACATAGACATGAGCTGTTGATCAACTGCGGCTCCAGATGCTTTACTGTTTGTAATAATATTGCTATTATCATCATCTCCATAAAAATGATCTTCAGTCATCATAAATGACGTTGGGTTTTCAATATAATCTAAACCTTTTTGAGGGATTTTCAATACACCGTATTGTTCAATTTCTTTAGATATATAGCCTGCTACCAATACTTGACGAATTAAAGCCATCCAAAATACGTTTTCTTTATTTTTTCCTACACCAAAATAAGTTTGTTCGTCAGTTCTTCTTGATTTTAATAAAGCATTTGACTTTCCTATTAAAGTATTAACTACTTCTTTAGACTTGTATTCTTCTTTTGTATCTCTTATGGTTTCTAATAATATTTTAACCTCATTTTTAGCCTCTACTTTCTTTTTCGGATTTCTAACATTATCATCCATATCAGCTCCGTCACCATTTTTCTCATCAAATTCTTCTCCAAAATAGTGCAATAAAAATTTACGACGAGACATTGATGTTTCTGCATAAGAAACCACCTCTTGTAGCAAGGCATGACCAATTTCTTGCTCGGCAACAGGTTTTCCAGACAAGAATTTTTCTAACTTTTCAATATCCTTATAGGCATAAAAAGCAAGGCAATGACCTTCGCCACCATCTCTACCACCTCTACCAGTTTCTTGATAATAACTTTCTAAACTTTTAGGAATATCATGATGTATTACAAAACGAACATCAGGTTTATCTATCCCCATTCCAAAAGCAATAGTAGCTACTACGACATCTACATCTTCCATCAAAAACATATCTTGATGTTTGGCTCTGGTTTTACCATCTAAACCTGCATGATAAGGTACAGCCTTTATTCCGTTAACGATGAGCACATTTGCTATCTCTTCAACTTTTTTTCTACTTAGACAGTAAATAATTCCTGACTTGTCTTTAAAATCTCGAACAAATCTGATAATATCTTTTTCTACATCTTTAGTTTTTGGCCTTATTTCATAATATAAATTAGGTCGGTTAAAAGAAGCTTTATAAGTTGTAGCATCTGTAATGGCTAAATTCTTTAAAATATCTTCTTGAACTTTTGGAGTAGCCGTAGCGGTAAGTCCTATAATAGGAACATCATCTATACGTTCAATTATTTTTTTAAGATTTCTATATTCAGGTCTAAAGTCATGTCCCCATTCAGAAATACAATGGGCTTCATCAATAGCTACAAAGGATATTTTTTGAGTTTTTAAAAAATCAATGTATTCCTCTTTCGTTAAAGATTCTGGAGCTACATATAATAATTTTGTTACGCCTGATTTTATATCATTCATTACCCGTGCCACATCTCCTTTATTTAAGGAAGAATTTAGCACATGGGCAATACCTTCATCTTCAGAAATACCTCTTATGGCATCTACTTGATTCTTCATCAAAGCGATTAAAGGCGATACTACAATTGCGGTACCTTCTTGTATTAATGCCGGTAATTGATAGCATAAAGATTTTCCGCCACCAGTAGGCATTATAACAAAGACATCTTCTTTATTTATAATACTTCTAATAACTTGCTCTTGTAAACCTTTAAATTTGGTGAATCCAAAATATTGTTTTAAGGCGTCGTGTAAGTTTAAATTTGTCACTCTTTTTATTATTTATCTATAATTTTAGATACATTTGCAACTAAAGATACTACTTTATTTTTATATACTAATAATTTCCATTTTGAATACTAAAAAAGATATTTTAGAAATTGCCAAAAATAGTATTACTATCGAAAGTAAGGCGATAGCGAATTTAATAAATTTTTTGAACAAAGATTTCGAAAATGCTGTTAAATTTATTCTTAAATCGAAAGGTCGCGTTATTGTTACAGGGATTGGTAAAAGTGCCAATATTGCCACAAAAATAGTTGCAACGTTAAATTCAACAGGAACTCCTTCAATATTTATGCACGCGGCAGATGCAATTCATGGTGATTTAGGGATTGTACAAAAAGATGATATAGTGATCTGTATTTCAAAAAGTGGTAATACACCAGAAATAAAAGTGTTATTACCATTAATAAAAGATTCAAAAAATAAAATTATTGCCATTACTGGTAATTTAGAATCCTATTTGGCTACCCAAGCCGATTTTGTTTTAAACTCTTTTGTTGAACAAGAAGCTTGTCCAAATAACTTGGCACCAACTACCAGTACTACCGCTCAATTGGTTATGGGTGATGCGTTGGCCATTTGTTTGTTGGAAATGAAAGATTTTACAAGTAAAGATTTTGCAAAATATCACCCAGGTGGTACATTGGGCAAAAGATTATATCTTAGAGTTTCTGATTTGATAGAGAAAAATACAAAGCCTATTGTAAAACCAGATGATTCAATTACCACGGTAATTATTGAGATTTCAGAAAAACGATTGGGAGCTACTGCTGTCATTGAAAATGGTGCTATTATCGGTATAATTACCGATGGTGATATAAGAAGAATGCTTAGAAATAGTAACGACTTTACCCACTTGACAGCAAAAGAAATTATGGGTAAAAACCCAAAAGTTATCGGGTCAGATGCTATGGCTGTTGCGGCACTAAATATTATGGAGAGCAATAATATTACACAATTATTGGTTGCGGATGGCGAAGAATATAAAGGAGTAGTACATTTACATGATTTAATAAAAGAAGGTATAATTTAAGATGGCGAAGAAAAAGACTAAAGAACAAAAGGAAATGTCTTTCTTAGACCATCTTGAAGTACTGAGGTGGACTTTAGTGAGGTCAACATTAGCGGTACTTGTAATGAGTTCTATCGCTTTTTTAATGAAATCATTTATCTTTGACGTGATTATTTTTCTTCCCAAAGACCCTCAATTTATCACGTATAGGTTTTTATGTAATCTTTCACAAAGGTTTGGTACCGATGGTTTGTGTATAGAGGAAATACCTTTTATAGTGCAAAGTAGAACCATGGCAGGGCAGTTTTCTGCTCATATTTGGACGTCAATTACGGTAGGGTTTATTGCGGCGTTTCCATTTATTTTATGGGAAATTTGGAAATTTATAAAGCCAGCATTGTATGTAAAAGAA
The nucleotide sequence above comes from Aureibaculum algae. Encoded proteins:
- a CDS encoding ATP-dependent DNA helicase RecQ; translation: MTNLNLHDALKQYFGFTKFKGLQEQVIRSIINKEDVFVIMPTGGGKSLCYQLPALIQEGTAIVVSPLIALMKNQVDAIRGISEDEGIAHVLNSSLNKGDVARVMNDIKSGVTKLLYVAPESLTKEEYIDFLKTQKISFVAIDEAHCISEWGHDFRPEYRNLKKIIERIDDVPIIGLTATATPKVQEDILKNLAITDATTYKASFNRPNLYYEIRPKTKDVEKDIIRFVRDFKDKSGIIYCLSRKKVEEIANVLIVNGIKAVPYHAGLDGKTRAKHQDMFLMEDVDVVVATIAFGMGIDKPDVRFVIHHDIPKSLESYYQETGRGGRDGGEGHCLAFYAYKDIEKLEKFLSGKPVAEQEIGHALLQEVVSYAETSMSRRKFLLHYFGEEFDEKNGDGADMDDNVRNPKKKVEAKNEVKILLETIRDTKEEYKSKEVVNTLIGKSNALLKSRRTDEQTYFGVGKNKENVFWMALIRQVLVAGYISKEIEQYGVLKIPQKGLDYIENPTSFMMTEDHFYGDDDNSNIITNSKASGAAVDQQLMSMLKDLRKKVGKRKNVPPFAVFQDPSMEDMTMKYPINLEELANVHGVGEGKAKKYGKEFVDLIQRYVTDNDITRPDDLIVKTTGVNSALKLYIIQNTDRKLPLIDIAKSKGLSMIELTKEMERIVYSGTKININYSLDDLLDEDQQEEIHDYFMEADTDKIQEALDEFDGDYDEEELRLMRIKFISEVAN
- a CDS encoding KpsF/GutQ family sugar-phosphate isomerase, with protein sequence MNTKKDILEIAKNSITIESKAIANLINFLNKDFENAVKFILKSKGRVIVTGIGKSANIATKIVATLNSTGTPSIFMHAADAIHGDLGIVQKDDIVICISKSGNTPEIKVLLPLIKDSKNKIIAITGNLESYLATQADFVLNSFVEQEACPNNLAPTTSTTAQLVMGDALAICLLEMKDFTSKDFAKYHPGGTLGKRLYLRVSDLIEKNTKPIVKPDDSITTVIIEISEKRLGATAVIENGAIIGIITDGDIRRMLRNSNDFTHLTAKEIMGKNPKVIGSDAMAVAALNIMESNNITQLLVADGEEYKGVVHLHDLIKEGII